One stretch of Chloroflexota bacterium DNA includes these proteins:
- a CDS encoding HAD-IIA family hydrolase has product MSLSTTVPDNGARLGIPTRLYDAYIFDLDGTVYLGESLLPTAGETIEALRRLGRRTVFLSNNPTETRDTYARKLTRLGLATPAGDVINSSLVMAQFLGRTMPGARLFVVGEQPLLDVLSEAGFEMSDDPRQIDAVIASFDRTFAYSKLQTAFDAIRAGAKFFATNGDRYCPVPGGGQPDAAAVIAAIEACTDTTIEAIVGKPSKHMAQAILDLVDLPPDRCLMIGDRLETDVLMGLDSGMDAALTLTGATSAEQAAASEIRPTYVIRQLSDLVRL; this is encoded by the coding sequence TTGAGTCTATCCACAACTGTACCAGACAATGGCGCCCGGTTGGGTATCCCGACCAGATTGTATGATGCCTATATCTTCGATCTCGACGGCACTGTTTACCTGGGCGAATCGCTGCTGCCGACGGCCGGCGAGACGATCGAAGCTTTGCGGCGGCTCGGCCGGCGAACGGTCTTCTTGTCCAATAACCCAACCGAGACACGAGACACCTATGCCCGAAAGCTGACCCGGCTTGGTTTAGCGACGCCGGCCGGGGATGTGATCAACTCGTCGTTGGTGATGGCGCAGTTCCTGGGTCGCACCATGCCGGGGGCACGCCTGTTCGTGGTCGGCGAGCAACCGTTGCTGGATGTGCTGAGCGAGGCCGGCTTCGAGATGAGCGACGACCCGCGTCAGATAGATGCGGTGATTGCCAGCTTTGATCGCACCTTTGCATACAGCAAGCTGCAGACCGCGTTTGACGCCATTCGCGCCGGCGCAAAGTTTTTTGCCACCAACGGAGATCGTTACTGCCCTGTGCCAGGTGGCGGCCAGCCCGACGCTGCGGCGGTTATCGCTGCCATCGAGGCGTGCACCGACACGACGATCGAGGCCATCGTGGGCAAGCCTTCGAAGCACATGGCGCAGGCCATTCTTGATCTGGTTGACCTGCCGCCAGATCGCTGCCTGATGATCGGCGATCGGCTGGAAACAGATGTGCTCATGGGCTTGGATTCCGGCATGGATGCCGCGCTGACGCTGACCGGCGCAACATCCGCTGAGCAGGCGGCGGCGTCCGAGATACGGCCTACTTATGTTATTCGACAATTGAGCGATTTGGTGAGGTTATGA